Genomic segment of Dactylococcopsis salina PCC 8305:
TCACTACTCGATCATTCCTTGTGGCAATCATAGCAAAGTAACATGGGCAGGACTTCCCAGTGATTTCGGCTTTTACCTAAGCACTCGCCACATCAACCAAATTATTGATCATGCAGTGGGAGACTTAACCGTTACCGCCCAAGCTGGAATTACTCTTGCCCAACTCCAACACCAGCTTAAACAATATAATCAGTTTCTGCCCATCGATCCAGCATACCCTGAAACCGCAACACTTGGGGGTATTGTCGCCACTGCCGATACAGGAAGCTGGCGCGAGCGTTATGGTGGAGTTAGAGACTTACTCATTGGTCTCTCTTTTGTCCGTGCCGATGGAGAAATTGCGAAAGCAGGGGGGCGTGTGGTTAAAAATGTTGCAGGATACGACTTAATGAAGCTATTCACAGGCTCTTATGGCACATTAGGAATAATCACACAAGTTACCTTTCGCACCTATCCTCTTCCTCCTGCTGCCGCCACTGTGATTTTAACTGGAGAAAATGCAAACATCACGCAAGCGGCGCAGATACTTCGTAACTCCACTTTAACTCCCACTCGCGCTGATTTATTATCGCCTTTTGTCCTCAAAAAACTCAATCTCGGAAACGGTTGCGGTTTAATTGTTCGTTTTGAAACTATTGTTGAAAGCATCGAAAAACAAATTGAACAACTAACCGTAATTTCTCAGTCATTATCGCTAGAAATAACTCGTTTTGAACAGGATAATGAAGAATTATTATGGGATCAATTGAAATCTTTGACTGTGACTTCTCCTGAAACTAACCCAATTATCTGTAAAATCGGCTTTTTACCCACTGCTACGGATCAGTTTTTCCGTCAGTTGCCCGATCGAAGTTACGCTATCATTCATAATAAGAGTGGTTTAGGAAAACTGGTTTTTCTACAAGATAATCCTATATCAGACATTCAAAAAATGCGTCAATTTTGTGAACAAAATCAAGGCTTTCTCACCATTTTAGAAGCCTCAAACACCCTTAAAAAAGAAATTGATTCTTGGGGATATTCAGGAAATGCTTTAACTCTCATGCAAAAAATTAAGGAACAGTTTGATCCGCAAAATCAATTTAACCCGAATCGTTTTGTTGGCGGAATTTAAATTTAATTTAAGCATCATTCTGGTATTAAGGGGAAAGCGCGATCGCATCTTCCAAATTTTACTTAAAAACTTGATTTATAAAAACCTCCATTACTAGGGACAATAACATTTCTATCTTAAACCCAATAAAATTCTAGATAATTATGACAGAAA
This window contains:
- a CDS encoding FAD-binding oxidoreductase, with the protein product MDQNSSAIERSFQSLITSQQVEYQSQWQPSSQLPVKPLMIPNSEKTLGEVVSIAQQNHYSIIPCGNHSKVTWAGLPSDFGFYLSTRHINQIIDHAVGDLTVTAQAGITLAQLQHQLKQYNQFLPIDPAYPETATLGGIVATADTGSWRERYGGVRDLLIGLSFVRADGEIAKAGGRVVKNVAGYDLMKLFTGSYGTLGIITQVTFRTYPLPPAAATVILTGENANITQAAQILRNSTLTPTRADLLSPFVLKKLNLGNGCGLIVRFETIVESIEKQIEQLTVISQSLSLEITRFEQDNEELLWDQLKSLTVTSPETNPIICKIGFLPTATDQFFRQLPDRSYAIIHNKSGLGKLVFLQDNPISDIQKMRQFCEQNQGFLTILEASNTLKKEIDSWGYSGNALTLMQKIKEQFDPQNQFNPNRFVGGI